From a single Metopolophium dirhodum isolate CAU chromosome 6, ASM1992520v1, whole genome shotgun sequence genomic region:
- the LOC132946414 gene encoding uncharacterized protein LOC132946414, producing MDTSRNTVAAILEEVRDDVHSSTSPLSQPVRPTSTNDANKIVIYVQDKNRFVKTEHADFFNHVNDHPPSENYNNLRPIAARVQRVFASLGTVSQGLLAGVALAQLFLGEASQRSPLILMSFFLLSTICMCTVLDIFDLYRCESFKPKYILVLFLSVLTALAAFACTTYDTAIMSGSKVEAKVSETWRALNCCRCYGAVLGWIIIIIMKPKDQLAEYLNID from the exons ATGGACACTAGTCGCAATACAGTTGCAGCCATATTAGAAGAAGTGAGAGATGATGTGCACAGTTCAACAAGTCCTTTATCGCAACCAGTCCGTCCAACCAGCACTAATGATGCTAATAAAATTGTCATTTATGTTCAAGacaaaaatcgttttgtgaagacTGAACATGCTGATTTCTTTAATCATGTAAATGATCATCCACCTTCAGAGAACTACAATAATTTACGTCCAATAGCAGCAAGAGTTCAAAGGGTATTTGCATCTTTGGGCACTGTCAGTCAAGGTCTACTAGCAGGAGTAGCTTTAGCACAATTATTCTTGGGTGAAGCATCCCAACGATCACCATTAATATTGATGTCATTTTTCTTATTGTCGACTATATGTATGTGCACAGTTCTGGATATTTTTGACTTGTACAGATGTGAGAGCTtcaaaccaaaatatatttta gTATTATTCTTAAGTGTATTAACAGCTTTAGCTGCATTTGCATGTACTACATATGATACAGCTATTATGTCTGGTAGCAAAGTGGAAGCCAAAGTTTCGGAGACTTGGCGAGCATTAAACTGCTGTCGATGTTATGGTGCTGTTCTTggatggattattattattattatgaaacctAAAGATCAATTAgcagaatatttaaatattgattag
- the LOC132946579 gene encoding signal peptidase complex subunit 1-like yields the protein MFENLSIWKWHMDFVGQKHAEYLFRTIITMCGFIGFILGYVKEQFSITIGLTLIGFFVSALLTIPPWPIYARNPLKWQKVKKVKKIENNLTYDEYKEDKKKEKKKTK from the exons ATGTTCGAGAATTTATCAATTTGGAAATGGCATATG gacTTTGTGGGACAAAAACATGCGGAATATTTGTTTAGAACCATTATTACTATGTGTGgg tttattggttttattttggGATATGTAAAAGAGCAATTTTCAATCACAATTGGTCTAACATTAATTGGATTTTTTGTCTCTGCTTTA ctgACAATTCCACCTTGGCCTATTTATGCTCGCAATCCACTCAAATGGCAAAAAGTAAAGAAGGTTAAGAAAATTGAgaataacctaacctacgaTGAGTATAAAGaagataaaaagaaagaaaaaaagaagACAAAGTGA